One Kitasatospora sp. NBC_01287 DNA window includes the following coding sequences:
- a CDS encoding TetR/AcrR family transcriptional regulator — MAARAQDATTATPADPPVGPPRPAGRARASAKGEQTRARLVAAARTLLASAGGERFTTRNVAAMCGISHGMCHYHFADRTDLIVAVVEDIRPEWIAPLEAAVDAPGTFAERAERVLALLTQPEGADLARLHSALHWFALHDDRVRVALEAEYRRWRACFIALFEVLAQERGDGIDPRPLGEAVAGAVDGLAAIRSLDPQLDAAAALRGLVRALAAGG; from the coding sequence ATGGCCGCACGCGCGCAGGACGCCACCACCGCGACTCCCGCAGACCCTCCCGTCGGCCCGCCGCGCCCGGCCGGCCGGGCGCGGGCCTCGGCCAAGGGTGAGCAGACCCGCGCGCGCCTGGTCGCGGCGGCCAGGACCCTGCTGGCCAGCGCGGGCGGCGAGCGCTTCACGACCCGCAACGTGGCCGCGATGTGCGGGATTTCGCACGGCATGTGCCACTATCACTTCGCGGACCGGACCGATCTGATCGTGGCGGTCGTCGAGGACATCCGGCCCGAGTGGATCGCGCCGCTGGAGGCGGCCGTCGACGCTCCCGGCACGTTCGCCGAGCGCGCCGAGCGGGTCCTCGCGCTGCTGACCCAGCCCGAGGGCGCCGACCTGGCCCGGCTGCACTCCGCGCTGCACTGGTTCGCCCTGCACGACGACCGCGTGCGGGTCGCCCTGGAGGCGGAGTACCGCCGCTGGCGGGCCTGCTTCATCGCACTGTTCGAGGTGCTGGCCCAGGAGCGCGGCGACGGCATCGACCCGCGGCCCCTGGGTGAGGCCGTCGCCGGGGCGGTCGACGGGCTGGCGGCGATCCGGTCCCTGGATCCTCAGCTCGACGCCGCCGCCGCGCTCCGGGGCCTGGTTCGCGCGCTGGCGGCGGGCGGCTGA
- a CDS encoding agmatine/peptidylarginine deiminase — protein sequence MNEHVDPRPRAGVGRRGFLTAAGLAAAGVAVTTATGGRAVAAQRRGPAAAAGRAAPAISATPATGAAGTASAAGTAGRVGRAGATGYVVPLDTLRHTRTWMAWPDSTSIWRNQLSGVQSNIALVAKTIAKYEPVIMCANPASAAKARSMCGSAVTVISSIPVDDCWMRDTGPIFRTDGAGGLDAVGLNFNGWGNKQNPHQNDALVAQHVAAYLGVPFTAAGLVCEGGAVETDAAGTLMATRSSIINSDRNPDLSQAQIESALCAAYGASEVIWFTGISGQDITDDHVDATSRFLGAGTAAVQMPLSSDTDIWSNDERQQYQTLSTATDAQGAAIAVSKIQGPNYNRIRSTNPDFVGSYANYYVCNGAVISAQFGDTSADAAARTTLARLFPGRTIEQLNIDYIGAGGGGIHCVTQQQPAP from the coding sequence ATGAACGAGCACGTGGACCCCCGGCCGCGCGCCGGGGTCGGCAGACGCGGATTCCTGACGGCCGCGGGCCTCGCCGCGGCGGGCGTCGCGGTCACCACCGCGACCGGCGGCCGGGCGGTGGCCGCCCAGCGCCGCGGGCCGGCCGCCGCCGCGGGCCGGGCGGCTCCCGCGATTTCCGCAACTCCCGCGACGGGCGCGGCAGGCACGGCAAGCGCGGCAGGCACGGCAGGCAGGGTGGGCCGGGCCGGCGCGACGGGCTACGTCGTCCCGCTGGACACCCTGCGCCACACCCGGACCTGGATGGCCTGGCCGGACAGCACCAGCATCTGGCGCAACCAACTCAGCGGCGTCCAGTCGAACATCGCGCTGGTCGCCAAGACCATCGCGAAGTACGAGCCGGTCATCATGTGCGCCAACCCGGCGAGCGCCGCCAAGGCCCGCTCGATGTGCGGCTCGGCCGTCACGGTCATCAGCTCGATCCCGGTCGACGACTGCTGGATGCGCGACACCGGCCCGATCTTCCGCACCGACGGAGCGGGCGGCCTCGACGCCGTCGGCCTCAACTTCAACGGTTGGGGCAACAAGCAGAACCCGCACCAGAACGACGCCCTGGTCGCCCAGCACGTCGCGGCCTACCTGGGCGTCCCCTTCACCGCCGCCGGGCTCGTCTGCGAGGGAGGAGCCGTCGAGACCGACGCGGCCGGCACCCTGATGGCCACCCGGAGCAGCATCATCAACAGCGACCGGAACCCCGATCTGTCACAGGCCCAGATCGAGTCGGCCCTGTGCGCGGCCTACGGCGCCTCCGAGGTGATCTGGTTCACCGGCATCTCGGGCCAGGACATCACCGACGACCACGTCGACGCCACCTCCCGGTTCCTCGGTGCCGGGACCGCCGCCGTTCAGATGCCGCTGTCGAGCGACACCGACATCTGGTCCAACGACGAGCGCCAGCAGTACCAGACCCTCTCCACCGCCACCGACGCGCAGGGGGCGGCCATCGCGGTCAGCAAGATCCAGGGCCCCAACTACAACCGCATCCGGTCGACCAACCCCGACTTCGTCGGCTCCTACGCCAACTACTACGTCTGCAACGGCGCGGTGATCTCGGCGCAGTTCGGCGACACCAGCGCCGACGCCGCCGCCAGGACCACCCTGGCCCGCCTCTTCCCGGGCCGCACCATCGAGCAGCTGAACATCGACTACATCGGAGCGGGCGGCGGCGGCATCCACTGCGTCACCCAGCAGCAACCGGCCCCGTAG
- a CDS encoding ABC transporter permease gives MTTALTRRPGLGRIRATRQPLHLACLGFAVLVVLAALLAPWIAPGDPNSVDLGNLLAGPSADHLLGVDSAGRDTLSRLLLGARTSLIGPLGVVVFSTLAGVAVGVAAGWRGGWLDSVLSRSTELVFAFPGLLLAILIATVYGEGLLAPVIALAIAYLPYVSRLTRSLVLAERERPHIAAYQVQGHSSLQICLRHVIPNIAPVVLAQSTINFGYALIDLAGLSYLGLGVPALTPDWGRMVFDGQTAIQRGYPLSAILPCLAIVLTVVAFNVVGERWADQVARRDR, from the coding sequence ATGACCACCGCCCTCACCCGCAGGCCCGGTCTCGGCCGCATCCGGGCCACCCGGCAGCCGCTCCACCTGGCCTGCCTCGGCTTCGCCGTCCTGGTCGTCCTGGCGGCGCTGCTCGCGCCGTGGATCGCCCCGGGCGACCCGAACTCGGTCGACCTCGGCAACCTGCTCGCCGGGCCGTCCGCCGACCACCTGCTCGGCGTCGACTCCGCCGGCCGCGACACCCTCTCCCGGTTGCTGCTGGGCGCCCGCACCTCGCTGATCGGCCCGCTCGGCGTCGTCGTCTTCTCCACCCTCGCCGGTGTGGCGGTCGGCGTGGCCGCCGGCTGGCGCGGCGGCTGGCTGGACTCCGTGCTCTCGCGCAGCACCGAACTCGTCTTCGCCTTCCCCGGCCTGCTGCTCGCGATCCTGATCGCCACGGTCTACGGCGAGGGACTGCTCGCCCCGGTGATCGCCCTGGCCATCGCCTACCTGCCCTACGTCTCCCGGCTGACCCGCTCGCTCGTGCTGGCCGAGCGCGAGCGCCCCCACATCGCCGCGTACCAGGTCCAGGGCCACTCCTCCCTGCAGATCTGCCTGCGGCACGTCATCCCCAACATCGCGCCCGTCGTGCTCGCCCAGTCCACCATCAACTTCGGCTACGCCCTGATCGACCTCGCGGGCCTCTCCTACCTCGGACTCGGCGTCCCCGCGCTGACCCCCGACTGGGGCCGGATGGTCTTCGACGGCCAGACCGCCATCCAACGCGGCTACCCGCTCTCCGCGATCCTGCCCTGCCTGGCGATCGTGCTGACCGTCGTCGCCTTCAACGTCGTCGGCGAACGCTGGGCCGACCAGGTCGCCCGGAGGGACCGATGA
- a CDS encoding ABC transporter ATP-binding protein, producing the protein MPDTVLEVSGLHRTYGTFRAVDDVSFALAAGGSLGIVGESGSGKTTTARIIVGLERADAGKVLLHGRDRTERARGKAQRLARARQVQMVFQDPYLSLDPRTSVGAALRETLRLHFPEQDHARRITELLDQVGLGSRAASALPRQLSGGQRQRVAIARALAVEPAVMVLDEAVAALDVSVQAQVLNLLADIREETGIGYLFITHDLGVVRCVTDDVIVMRHGGIVEEGPTGEVLAEPRHPYTRLLLDSVPRPGWDPRRIAAARRALQEAPAEPAGHT; encoded by the coding sequence ATGCCTGACACCGTGCTCGAAGTCAGCGGCCTGCACAGGACGTACGGCACCTTCCGTGCCGTCGACGACGTCTCCTTCGCGCTCGCCGCGGGCGGATCCCTCGGGATCGTCGGGGAGTCGGGCTCCGGCAAGACCACCACCGCCCGGATCATCGTCGGCCTGGAGCGCGCCGACGCCGGAAAGGTGCTGCTGCACGGGCGCGACCGTACCGAGCGAGCCCGGGGCAAGGCCCAACGCCTGGCGCGGGCCCGCCAGGTCCAGATGGTCTTCCAGGACCCCTACCTCTCCCTGGACCCGCGCACCAGCGTCGGGGCGGCGCTGCGCGAGACCCTGCGGCTGCACTTCCCCGAGCAGGACCACGCCCGCCGGATCACCGAACTCCTCGACCAGGTCGGCCTCGGCTCCCGGGCCGCGAGCGCGCTGCCCCGCCAACTCTCCGGCGGCCAGCGCCAGCGCGTCGCCATCGCCCGCGCCCTGGCCGTCGAACCCGCGGTCATGGTCCTGGACGAGGCGGTCGCGGCCCTGGACGTCTCCGTGCAGGCGCAGGTCCTCAACCTGCTCGCCGACATCCGCGAAGAGACCGGCATCGGCTACCTCTTCATCACCCACGACCTCGGCGTGGTCCGCTGCGTCACCGACGACGTCATCGTCATGCGGCACGGCGGGATCGTCGAGGAGGGGCCCACCGGCGAGGTGCTGGCCGAACCCCGGCACCCCTACACGCGCCTGCTGCTGGACTCCGTGCCACGGCCGGGCTGGGACCCGCGGCGCATCGCGGCGGCCCGGCGCGCGCTCCAGGAGGCGCCTGCCGAGCCGGCCGGGCACACGTGA
- a CDS encoding TetR/AcrR family transcriptional regulator produces the protein MAGRRTAIMEAAARVIARRGVRGLRVEELAAEAGVSTALIYYHFKDRTGILRQTLEFISDRAERYTRQRAAGSEPLSAREELEQALLLELQDTPEVRENSTAWGELRASAVFETELREDLARATLVWIQEVAEILGRIQPMGSAVALAGAAERLTALLEGLSVRWLSGGLPVDHARDLMAAAIDAEVARLRP, from the coding sequence ATGGCAGGTCGTAGAACAGCAATCATGGAGGCCGCCGCGCGCGTGATCGCGCGGCGCGGGGTCCGCGGGCTTCGGGTGGAGGAGCTCGCCGCGGAGGCCGGCGTGTCCACCGCGCTGATCTACTACCACTTCAAGGACCGCACGGGGATCCTCCGCCAGACCCTCGAATTCATCAGCGACCGCGCCGAGCGCTACACCAGGCAGCGGGCGGCGGGCAGCGAACCCCTCAGCGCCCGCGAGGAGTTGGAACAGGCGCTGCTGCTGGAGCTGCAGGACACCCCCGAGGTGCGGGAGAACAGCACCGCCTGGGGAGAGCTGCGCGCCAGCGCGGTCTTCGAGACCGAGCTGCGCGAGGACCTGGCCAGGGCCACCCTCGTCTGGATCCAGGAGGTCGCCGAGATCCTCGGGCGGATCCAGCCCATGGGGTCGGCGGTGGCGCTGGCCGGCGCGGCCGAGCGGCTCACCGCCCTGCTGGAGGGGCTGAGCGTGCGCTGGCTCAGCGGCGGCCTGCCCGTGGACCACGCCCGGGACCTGATGGCCGCCGCCATCGACGCCGAGGTGGCGCGACTGCGCCCGTAG
- a CDS encoding TetR/AcrR family transcriptional regulator, with protein MSDRRTEILKAATRVIARRGVRGLRVGELAAEAGVSTSLIYYHFTDRAGTLRRTLEFISDRADRYTAERSPGTLPDDARADLEQILLLELQDTPEVRENSTAWGELRASAVFEPDLREDLAKSTHTWVHEIADLLARADPLGTAPAHAAAAERLTALVEGLSVRWLSGSLPLDHARHLLEGAIDAELGRG; from the coding sequence ATGTCGGACCGTCGGACAGAGATACTCAAGGCAGCCACCCGCGTGATCGCGCGGCGCGGCGTGCGCGGACTGCGCGTGGGCGAGCTGGCGGCGGAGGCGGGGGTGTCGACCTCGCTGATCTACTACCACTTCACCGACCGCGCCGGCACGCTCCGCAGGACCCTCGAGTTCATCAGCGACCGCGCCGACCGCTACACCGCCGAGCGGAGTCCCGGAACGCTCCCCGACGACGCCCGGGCCGATCTGGAGCAGATCCTGCTGCTCGAACTCCAGGACACCCCCGAGGTGCGGGAGAACAGCACCGCCTGGGGAGAGCTGCGTGCCAGCGCGGTCTTCGAGCCCGACCTGCGCGAGGACCTGGCGAAGTCCACCCACACCTGGGTCCACGAGATCGCCGACCTGCTCGCCCGCGCCGACCCGCTGGGCACCGCCCCGGCGCACGCGGCCGCCGCCGAACGCCTGACGGCCCTGGTCGAGGGCCTCAGCGTCCGCTGGCTCAGCGGCTCGCTGCCGCTGGACCACGCCCGGCACCTGCTCGAAGGCGCCATCGACGCCGAGCTGGGCCGCGGTTGA
- a CDS encoding NUDIX hydrolase family protein: MTDTTETTPGWLAPEELETTRARMPILYVEAVPVRVDAAGEVTQVGLLLRIGPDGTVSRTLVSGRVLHHERIRDALLRHLEKDLGPVALPHIPVSVQPFTVAEYFPTLGVTEFHDPRQHAVSLAYVIPVAGDCRPRQDALDLVWFSPEEAASALVQNEMPGGQGALLKRALAHIGRLG; this comes from the coding sequence ATGACCGACACCACGGAGACCACGCCAGGCTGGCTCGCTCCCGAGGAGCTGGAGACGACGCGGGCGCGCATGCCCATCCTCTACGTCGAGGCGGTGCCGGTACGCGTCGACGCCGCCGGAGAGGTCACACAGGTCGGACTGCTGCTGCGGATCGGGCCGGACGGCACGGTGAGCCGGACCCTGGTCTCCGGCCGGGTGCTGCACCACGAGCGGATCCGCGACGCCCTGCTGCGGCACCTGGAGAAGGACCTCGGACCGGTGGCGCTGCCCCACATCCCGGTCTCGGTACAGCCGTTCACCGTCGCCGAGTACTTCCCCACCCTGGGCGTCACCGAGTTCCACGACCCCCGCCAGCACGCGGTCTCCCTCGCCTACGTCATCCCCGTGGCCGGCGACTGCCGCCCGCGCCAGGACGCCCTCGACCTGGTCTGGTTCAGCCCCGAGGAGGCCGCCTCCGCGCTGGTGCAGAACGAGATGCCCGGCGGCCAGGGCGCGTTGCTCAAGCGCGCCCTCGCACACATCGGCCGCCTCGGCTGA
- a CDS encoding ABC transporter ATP-binding protein, translating into MTRTLDIRNLSLRLPDTARPVLDGVDLHIAAGETVALVGESGSGKTMTSRSVLSLLPKGARTAGEVHVAGENVLALNPRELRALRTGRAAMIFQDPRAAINPLRRVGDFLTESVRLAGTMDEDGATHRAAELLEAVGLDAAVLRRYPGQLSGGMLQRVMIAAALMGDPVLLLADEPTTALDVTSQAEVVSLIGELKERFGTALLFVTHDLGLAAAISDRVYVMYAGRIVETGPVGPLFAEPRHPYTLALLAATPHLAAPGGRLAAIEGQPPDLRHELAGCPFAPRCRFATAVCSTEVPQPQAAPGVPDHLSACHHSDHLAEGAADA; encoded by the coding sequence ATGACCCGCACCCTCGACATCAGGAACCTGAGCCTGCGCCTGCCGGACACCGCCCGGCCCGTGCTCGACGGCGTCGACCTGCACATCGCGGCCGGCGAGACCGTCGCCCTGGTCGGCGAATCCGGTTCCGGCAAGACCATGACCTCGCGATCCGTGCTCAGCCTCCTCCCGAAGGGCGCCCGGACGGCGGGCGAGGTCCACGTCGCGGGGGAGAACGTACTGGCCCTGAACCCGCGGGAACTGCGCGCGCTGCGCACCGGCCGGGCCGCGATGATCTTCCAGGACCCGCGGGCGGCCATCAACCCGCTGCGCCGGGTCGGCGACTTCCTCACCGAGAGCGTGCGCCTGGCCGGCACCATGGACGAGGACGGCGCCACCCACCGCGCCGCCGAACTCCTGGAGGCCGTCGGCCTCGACGCCGCGGTCCTGCGCCGCTACCCCGGGCAGCTCTCCGGCGGCATGCTGCAGCGCGTGATGATCGCCGCCGCGCTGATGGGCGACCCGGTGCTGCTGCTGGCCGACGAGCCCACCACCGCGCTGGACGTCACCAGTCAGGCGGAAGTGGTCTCGCTGATCGGTGAGTTGAAGGAGCGCTTCGGCACCGCGCTGCTCTTCGTCACCCACGACCTCGGCCTCGCCGCGGCCATCAGCGACCGGGTCTACGTGATGTACGCGGGACGGATCGTGGAGACGGGCCCGGTCGGCCCCCTCTTCGCCGAGCCCCGCCACCCCTACACCCTGGCGCTGCTCGCGGCCACCCCGCACCTGGCGGCCCCCGGCGGCAGGCTCGCCGCCATCGAGGGTCAACCACCCGACCTGCGGCACGAGTTGGCGGGGTGCCCGTTCGCCCCGCGGTGCCGCTTCGCGACCGCCGTCTGCAGCACCGAGGTGCCGCAGCCGCAGGCCGCGCCGGGCGTGCCCGACCACCTGTCCGCGTGCCACCACAGTGACCACCTCGCGGAGGGTGCCGCCGATGCCTGA
- a CDS encoding ABC transporter substrate-binding protein: protein MPPTPPRPGRRGRRASGLTLAASALSALALVAACSGPPPAGGLAGPNAYALSATTPPAKGDLDSFSWALYAEPPTLDYLQAFDYPQNTILSNVCESLMRWTPQLGEEPGLAEKATNPDPTTWVFDLRPGVKFHDGSVMTADDAVFSLDRQMDPANGGAWANVFQNVGSIAKTGPLQVTVKLKTPDSQFPQYMATAAGVVAGERGVRAAGKDYGTSGSLDCTGPYQLGTWTKGQSIELDRFDDYWGTRARSKKVLFEFLTDASARTNALLTGEVDGGYLIPTESYARLRSSSAGTLYFGEGLSTVNVNVTNMQGPLGDVRVRKALSLAIDRTGFVNSGLGGNGTATTSLTAKAAWAAADDATRTTALGGLQPTAQDIAQATQLVKDAGATGKTLTMATSSIGQDVSLLATAVQSAGTRIGLDIKLRTIAPDAFTALFTDPKARQGIDMFPETYYLSITDPMDLLTNFQTGAYQNYAGYSDKGYDDLVEQAVGTYDPAQRLAIEARLNQKAADQVLWIPVAEWPTSVFLNKRITGAPTTISYMYYPWAADVGAAK from the coding sequence ATGCCCCCCACCCCGCCGCGCCCGGGAAGACGCGGGAGGCGCGCCAGCGGCCTCACCCTGGCAGCCTCGGCCCTGAGCGCCCTCGCCCTGGTCGCCGCCTGCTCCGGCCCGCCGCCGGCCGGCGGCCTCGCCGGCCCGAACGCCTACGCGCTGTCGGCCACCACCCCGCCCGCGAAGGGCGACCTCGACTCGTTCAGCTGGGCCCTCTACGCCGAACCGCCGACCCTGGACTACCTCCAGGCCTTCGACTACCCGCAGAACACCATCCTCTCCAACGTCTGCGAGAGCCTGATGCGCTGGACGCCGCAGCTGGGGGAGGAGCCGGGCCTGGCGGAGAAGGCCACCAACCCCGACCCCACCACCTGGGTCTTCGACCTGCGTCCCGGCGTGAAGTTCCACGACGGCAGCGTGATGACGGCGGACGACGCGGTGTTCAGCCTGGACCGGCAGATGGACCCCGCCAACGGCGGCGCGTGGGCGAACGTCTTCCAGAACGTCGGGTCGATCGCCAAAACCGGGCCGCTGCAGGTCACCGTCAAGCTCAAGACCCCCGACTCCCAGTTCCCGCAGTACATGGCCACCGCCGCCGGCGTGGTCGCCGGTGAGCGGGGCGTGCGGGCGGCGGGCAAGGACTACGGCACCAGCGGCAGCCTCGACTGCACCGGCCCGTACCAGCTCGGCACCTGGACCAAGGGCCAGTCGATCGAGCTGGACCGCTTCGACGACTACTGGGGCACCAGGGCCAGGTCGAAGAAGGTCCTCTTCGAGTTCCTCACCGACGCCTCCGCCCGCACCAACGCCCTGCTCACCGGCGAGGTGGACGGCGGCTACCTGATCCCCACCGAGAGCTACGCCCGCCTGAGGAGCAGCAGCGCCGGCACCCTCTACTTCGGTGAGGGCCTGAGCACCGTCAACGTCAACGTCACCAACATGCAGGGCCCGCTCGGCGACGTCCGGGTGCGCAAGGCGCTCTCCCTGGCGATCGACCGCACCGGGTTCGTCAACTCGGGCCTCGGCGGCAACGGCACCGCGACCACCTCGCTGACCGCCAAGGCGGCCTGGGCCGCGGCGGACGACGCGACGCGGACGACGGCCCTCGGCGGCCTCCAGCCCACCGCGCAGGACATCGCCCAGGCGACCCAGCTGGTCAAGGACGCCGGCGCGACCGGCAAGACCCTCACCATGGCCACCAGTTCGATCGGCCAGGACGTCTCGCTGCTGGCCACGGCCGTGCAGTCGGCGGGCACCAGGATCGGGCTGGACATCAAGCTGAGGACGATCGCCCCGGACGCCTTCACCGCGCTCTTCACCGACCCCAAGGCGCGCCAGGGGATCGACATGTTCCCCGAGACCTACTACCTGTCCATCACCGACCCGATGGACCTGCTCACCAACTTCCAGACCGGCGCCTACCAGAACTACGCCGGCTACAGCGACAAGGGCTACGACGACCTCGTCGAGCAGGCCGTGGGCACCTACGACCCGGCCCAGCGGCTGGCCATCGAGGCCCGGCTGAACCAGAAGGCCGCCGACCAGGTGCTCTGGATCCCGGTCGCGGAGTGGCCGACCTCGGTCTTCCTGAACAAGCGGATCACCGGCGCCCCGACCACGATCTCCTACATGTACTACCCGTGGGCGGCCGACGTGGGGGCGGCCAAGTGA
- a CDS encoding agmatine/peptidylarginine deiminase: MPAEWTEHEGCLMAWPVRPELWGDTLDEVKHEYAEVARAIARFEPVTMAAPPGHGDEARERCGEGVTVVELPMDDSWFRDSAPIFVRDEDGHRAGVDFRFNSWGRKHHPWDADDEVSALLLEHLGLPVVRSEMILEGGAITVDGEGTLITTEQCLLHPNRNPGMSREEIEAELKARLGVTKVVWLPYGGLLDTETDGHVDGVCAFVAPGKVVVQLPADPEHPDYARMRANRAVLEHSTDAQGRPFEIVDLPQAAWVEVDGKRTEVGYLNFYLANGGVVVPVADHPEDEGALAVLARAYPGREVVGVRARVIAFGGGGVHCITQQVPAGRTSA, from the coding sequence ATGCCTGCCGAATGGACCGAACACGAGGGCTGCCTGATGGCCTGGCCGGTCCGGCCGGAACTCTGGGGTGACACCCTCGACGAGGTCAAGCACGAGTACGCCGAGGTCGCCCGCGCCATCGCGCGGTTCGAGCCGGTCACCATGGCGGCGCCGCCCGGCCACGGCGACGAGGCCCGCGAGCGGTGCGGCGAGGGCGTCACGGTCGTGGAGCTGCCGATGGACGACTCCTGGTTCCGCGACAGTGCCCCGATCTTCGTCCGCGACGAGGACGGCCACCGCGCCGGCGTGGACTTCAGGTTCAACTCCTGGGGCCGCAAGCACCACCCGTGGGACGCCGACGACGAGGTGAGCGCGCTGCTCCTGGAGCACCTCGGACTTCCGGTGGTCCGCTCCGAGATGATCCTCGAAGGCGGTGCGATCACCGTCGACGGCGAGGGCACCTTGATCACTACCGAGCAGTGCCTGCTGCACCCCAACCGCAACCCGGGGATGAGCCGCGAGGAGATCGAGGCCGAGCTGAAGGCACGGCTCGGTGTCACCAAGGTCGTCTGGCTGCCCTACGGCGGACTGCTGGACACCGAGACGGACGGCCACGTGGACGGCGTCTGCGCCTTCGTGGCCCCGGGCAAGGTCGTCGTCCAGCTGCCGGCCGATCCCGAGCACCCCGACTACGCGCGGATGCGCGCCAACCGCGCCGTCCTGGAGCACTCGACCGACGCCCAGGGCCGCCCGTTCGAGATCGTCGACCTCCCGCAGGCCGCCTGGGTCGAGGTCGACGGCAAGCGGACCGAGGTCGGCTACCTGAACTTCTACCTCGCCAACGGCGGCGTGGTCGTCCCCGTCGCGGACCATCCCGAGGACGAGGGCGCGCTGGCCGTGCTCGCCCGCGCCTACCCGGGCCGCGAGGTCGTCGGCGTGCGGGCCCGCGTCATCGCCTTCGGCGGGGGCGGCGTCCACTGCATCACCCAGCAGGTCCCGGCCGGCCGCACCAGCGCCTGA
- a CDS encoding ABC transporter permease yields the protein MTFARFAVRRLLEMAATLLGASFVIFGAMYLAPGDPASFLLSGRSASPAALTAINNEYHLNDPFFERYFRWLGQILHGDFGRSIEYRTDVSKLLADRLPSTLLLVAMALVLVVAAGLALGWIGAVRAGAVDSTILVTTTVAVGTPSFVAAILLQGLFSVCLGWFPTGGGGQGLGDMIWHLTLPAIALALYLIGMLARVTRAAMLEQLGREHVTVARSRGVPERQVIWRHVFRNALGTVLTTGGLIVSTLIICTVLVESAFSIGGIGQLLELATTTKDFPTVQAISLLIVGLFMTVNLVIDLLFPLVDPTVTLGARRSTA from the coding sequence GTGACGTTCGCGAGATTCGCCGTCCGCCGGCTGCTGGAGATGGCCGCCACCCTGCTCGGCGCCTCCTTCGTGATCTTCGGCGCGATGTACCTGGCACCGGGTGATCCGGCGAGCTTCCTGCTCTCCGGGCGCTCGGCCTCACCGGCCGCCCTGACGGCGATCAACAACGAGTACCACCTCAACGACCCGTTCTTCGAGCGCTACTTCCGCTGGCTCGGCCAGATCCTGCACGGCGACTTCGGGCGCTCGATCGAGTACCGCACCGACGTCTCCAAGCTGCTCGCCGACCGGCTGCCCAGCACCCTGCTGCTGGTCGCGATGGCACTGGTCCTGGTGGTCGCGGCGGGCCTGGCGCTCGGCTGGATCGGCGCGGTGCGCGCCGGGGCCGTCGACTCGACGATCCTGGTCACCACCACCGTCGCTGTCGGCACCCCGTCCTTCGTCGCCGCCATCCTGCTCCAGGGGCTGTTCTCGGTGTGCCTGGGCTGGTTCCCCACCGGCGGGGGCGGCCAGGGCCTGGGAGACATGATCTGGCACCTCACGCTGCCCGCGATCGCCCTGGCCCTCTACCTGATCGGCATGCTCGCCCGGGTCACCCGCGCCGCCATGCTCGAACAACTGGGGCGCGAGCACGTCACCGTCGCCCGCAGCCGCGGCGTCCCGGAGCGGCAGGTGATCTGGCGCCACGTGTTCCGCAACGCGCTGGGCACGGTGCTCACCACCGGCGGCCTGATCGTCTCCACCCTGATCATCTGCACCGTGCTGGTGGAGTCCGCGTTCAGCATCGGCGGCATCGGACAGCTCCTCGAACTCGCCACCACCACCAAGGACTTCCCCACGGTCCAGGCCATCTCCCTGCTCATCGTCGGGCTGTTCATGACCGTGAACCTCGTCATCGACCTGCTCTTCCCGCTGGTCGATCCCACGGTCACCCTCGGCGCCCGGAGGTCCACCGCATGA